A genomic stretch from Cetobacterium sp. NK01 includes:
- a CDS encoding ParA family protein has product MIKKLSFSYKKDGRLNGCRLNLSKDILNFLSITEENNSIIFEYKNNEIILKYGKTLIEQEQKTEDGKILFLIKNYKVKFDKVGKYKSPKLVIPLPIINSLGLTEDKKEVVINTLEDIVSIKPNVEGKVDKQGKVYTIKVNKGGVGKTFLTVQLSVGLSLIGKRVLILTSDSQNNVLDYTAPQESKPIFNTGLKAFVKGEDGDIIRIRENVDFIPLEDSKFSTTFLSNLPKFIKKMKAEYDYILIDSIPTMKLDTIFVECSDKVIIPCFCDRVTVEGVINVVEEAGINKVFSIVVNKYRNTTNQNKYLDDLKNVLGQTNILLPEPIKELSQIETLLEKGKSIWETNSKGLQEVQDSLIEVIKGM; this is encoded by the coding sequence ATGATAAAAAAATTATCGTTTTCATATAAAAAAGATGGAAGGTTAAATGGTTGCAGATTAAATTTATCTAAAGATATTCTTAACTTTTTGTCAATAACAGAAGAAAACAATAGTATTATTTTTGAATATAAAAATAATGAAATTATTTTAAAATATGGAAAAACTTTAATAGAGCAAGAGCAAAAAACAGAAGATGGAAAAATATTATTTTTAATAAAAAATTATAAAGTTAAGTTTGATAAAGTTGGAAAATATAAATCTCCAAAATTAGTTATACCTTTACCCATTATAAATAGTTTAGGTCTAACTGAAGATAAAAAAGAAGTTGTAATTAATACTTTAGAGGATATCGTAAGCATAAAGCCAAATGTGGAGGGAAAAGTGGATAAACAAGGAAAAGTATATACAATAAAAGTTAACAAAGGTGGGGTTGGAAAAACTTTTTTAACAGTTCAATTATCAGTAGGATTATCATTAATAGGTAAGAGAGTTTTAATTTTAACATCTGATTCTCAAAATAACGTATTAGATTATACAGCGCCTCAAGAAAGTAAACCAATATTTAATACAGGATTAAAAGCTTTTGTAAAAGGTGAGGATGGTGATATTATAAGAATAAGAGAAAATGTTGATTTCATTCCTCTTGAAGATTCTAAATTTTCTACGACATTTTTAAGTAATTTACCAAAATTTATAAAAAAAATGAAAGCTGAATATGATTATATTTTAATTGATAGTATCCCAACAATGAAATTAGATACAATATTTGTAGAATGTTCAGATAAAGTTATCATACCGTGTTTTTGTGATAGAGTTACAGTTGAAGGAGTTATAAATGTAGTTGAAGAAGCAGGAATTAATAAAGTTTTTTCAATAGTAGTAAATAAATATAGAAATACAACAAATCAAAATAAATATTTAGACGATCTAAAAAATGTTTTAGGTCAGACAAATATTTTACTTCCTGAGCCAATAAAAGAATTATCTCAAATAGAAACACTTTTAGAAAAAGGAAAAAGTATTTGGGAAACGAATTCGAAAGGATTACAAGAAGTTCAAGATAGTTTAATTGAAGTTATAAAAGGTATGTAA
- the rlmF gene encoding 23S rRNA (adenine(1618)-N(6))-methyltransferase RlmF, with translation MKKQVKKGELHTNNPHKGKYDFGILGDNLPELKLFIIKNPAGEDTIDFSNNQSVVTLNKALIKTYYNVDNWDIPEGFLCPPIPGRADYIHYIADLILKKKNVNVLDIGTGANCIYPIIGSQTYDWNYTASDIDPKSIDNAQKIINSNKNLKNKIKLKLQNDKNHIFIGIIEKKDRFDLTMCNPPFHSSLEEALNANKRKVDNLNKKNKTIKKGLNFGGQKAELWCSGGEKLFLKKMAKESAIFSKQVNYFTSLVSNKENLKPTIKILEKLGAKYKILEMSQGQKISRILAWTFN, from the coding sequence TTGAAAAAACAAGTGAAAAAAGGGGAGTTACACACTAATAATCCTCACAAAGGAAAGTATGATTTTGGGATTTTGGGGGATAATCTTCCTGAGTTAAAATTATTCATTATAAAAAATCCTGCTGGAGAAGATACCATTGATTTTAGTAATAATCAATCTGTAGTTACTTTAAATAAAGCTTTAATAAAAACGTATTATAATGTTGATAATTGGGATATTCCAGAAGGTTTTTTATGCCCACCTATTCCAGGAAGAGCAGATTATATTCATTATATAGCGGATTTAATTTTAAAAAAGAAGAATGTAAATGTTTTAGATATAGGAACAGGAGCTAATTGTATATATCCTATTATTGGAAGTCAAACTTATGATTGGAACTATACTGCTTCAGATATAGATCCTAAGTCTATTGATAATGCTCAAAAAATAATTAATTCAAATAAAAATCTAAAAAATAAAATAAAACTTAAACTTCAAAATGATAAAAATCATATATTTATTGGAATTATTGAAAAAAAAGATAGATTTGATTTAACTATGTGTAATCCTCCATTTCACTCATCTTTAGAAGAGGCTTTAAATGCAAATAAAAGAAAAGTTGATAATCTTAATAAAAAAAATAAAACAATAAAAAAAGGTTTAAATTTTGGAGGGCAAAAAGCTGAATTATGGTGTTCGGGTGGTGAAAAACTTTTTCTAAAAAAAATGGCAAAAGAGAGTGCTATTTTTTCCAAACAAGTAAATTATTTTACATCATTGGTTTCTAACAAAGAAAATTTGAAACCAACAATAAAAATTCTCGAAAAATTGGGTGCAAAATATAAAATTTTAGAAATGAGTCAGGGACAGAAAATAAGCAGAATATTAGCTTGGACCTTCAACTAG
- the lysA gene encoding diaminopimelate decarboxylase encodes MKYLGSMKNKDGVLEIGGILVTQLKKEFGTPLYIYDLDLMEKKIKAIKEGFISEKFKTTIVYASKAYLSKGMVQIIDKFGLDIDAVSAGELHTILSTKIDAKKIHMHGNNKSLEEIELCVKNNIGSIILDNRFEAEKVAKICKIFDKKINVMLRLNIGIDAHTHEYIKTAKHTSKFGESIFDKDIIKIVKEIIEKEELNFLGFHCHIGSQIFDELAFCEGIKTMVKFTKEISQNLNINIPEINIGGGFGVRYTDDDTDVDLKKLMKKIITSLEETLETENFKIENVSIEPGRSIVAQAGSTLYSVGGLKKTFGGEKYIFIDGGMTDNIRPALYNAKYESIVANKLNNEKKECVTLAGKCCESGDIIIKDTKLSKCDEGDLIIVSCTGAYGHSMSSNYNKALKPPVVFVKNGKSYLISKRETYEDLIKNDLLLEDI; translated from the coding sequence ATGAAATATTTGGGAAGTATGAAAAATAAGGATGGCGTTTTAGAAATTGGCGGAATTTTAGTTACACAACTAAAAAAAGAATTTGGTACACCGTTATACATATATGATTTAGATTTAATGGAAAAGAAAATTAAAGCAATAAAAGAGGGTTTTATTAGCGAAAAATTTAAGACTACAATTGTGTATGCTTCAAAGGCATATTTATCAAAAGGCATGGTTCAAATTATTGATAAATTCGGATTAGATATTGATGCTGTTTCAGCAGGAGAACTTCATACTATTTTATCTACAAAAATTGATGCTAAAAAAATTCATATGCACGGAAATAATAAATCTTTGGAAGAAATAGAATTATGTGTCAAAAATAACATTGGCAGTATAATTTTAGATAATAGATTTGAAGCTGAAAAAGTTGCAAAAATATGTAAAATATTTGATAAAAAAATTAATGTTATGCTTCGTTTAAATATAGGTATAGATGCACATACTCATGAATATATAAAAACAGCAAAGCATACCTCTAAATTTGGAGAATCTATTTTTGACAAAGATATCATTAAAATTGTAAAAGAAATAATTGAAAAAGAAGAGTTAAATTTTTTAGGATTTCATTGTCATATTGGATCACAAATTTTTGATGAACTAGCTTTTTGTGAAGGAATTAAAACTATGGTTAAATTTACAAAAGAGATTTCTCAGAATTTAAATATAAATATACCGGAAATAAATATTGGTGGAGGATTTGGAGTTAGATATACAGATGATGATACAGATGTAGATCTAAAAAAATTAATGAAAAAAATTATAACTTCTTTAGAAGAAACTCTAGAAACCGAGAATTTCAAAATTGAAAATGTGTCAATTGAACCAGGTCGTTCTATTGTTGCTCAAGCAGGTAGCACCCTTTATTCAGTTGGAGGATTGAAAAAAACTTTTGGTGGAGAAAAGTATATATTTATAGATGGAGGAATGACAGATAATATAAGACCTGCTCTTTATAATGCAAAATATGAAAGTATTGTTGCTAATAAATTAAATAATGAAAAAAAAGAATGTGTGACTTTAGCAGGAAAATGTTGTGAATCAGGAGATATTATTATAAAAGATACCAAGCTAAGTAAATGTGATGAAGGAGATTTAATAATTGTAAGTTGTACTGGAGCATATGGCCATTCAATGAGTAGTAATTATAATAAAGCCTTAAAACCACCTGTTGTATTTGTTAAAAATGGAAAAAGTTATCTAATTTCAAAACGAGAAACTTATGAAGACTTAATAAAAAATGACTTATTATTAGAAGATATATAA
- a CDS encoding alanine/glycine:cation symporter family protein has protein sequence MTYLNTVNNIFSFLNPITDLLWEFPRNFELYKSIPIIGEFSLAILLLIGCGLYFTLKLNFVQVRYFKKSIEILKNKNETKVGISPMASFLLSSATRIGPGNIMGVTGAVLAGGPGALFWMWVSAFFGMATCFVEATLSQIFKEKNGDDYVGGIAYYGRRLIKNSKLVGFLIAFAYILYALFTLPSQVFHMFTAFGSVASQITGNSYARTDMIYLVIGLCIILFTTIIIFGGIKRVAAVTDYIVPIMAVTYFIIALFLIATNLDKVPYFFTSVFSQAFSPDAIFGGAMGIALQQGIKRGLMSNEAGQGTVTMAAAAADAKHPVEQGFIQSFGVFIDTFVICTISGFLVIIANLWNLDGFDFLSLRGDKLGYFIMSLKTLSPSILEKPIQLLVAMCYGMFAFSTILGMIAFIEVSATEISRKKIFLNSMKLISSLIFIPFGVACVWSGAELDNIWIISDLTNIMMVYINVPLIIIGFKYTKNSLDNYEEISATITNYKKEIEELN, from the coding sequence ATGACATACTTAAATACGGTTAACAATATTTTTAGCTTTTTAAATCCTATAACAGATCTCTTGTGGGAATTTCCTAGAAATTTTGAACTTTATAAATCTATTCCAATAATTGGTGAATTTTCATTAGCTATTTTATTATTAATTGGATGCGGACTATACTTTACACTAAAACTTAATTTTGTTCAAGTACGATACTTTAAAAAAAGTATTGAAATTTTAAAAAATAAAAACGAAACAAAAGTTGGGATTTCTCCAATGGCTTCTTTTTTATTAAGTAGCGCTACAAGAATTGGCCCAGGTAATATTATGGGAGTTACAGGTGCTGTTTTAGCAGGAGGACCTGGTGCTTTATTTTGGATGTGGGTTAGTGCATTTTTTGGAATGGCAACATGTTTTGTCGAAGCAACACTTTCTCAAATTTTTAAAGAAAAAAATGGAGATGATTATGTTGGAGGAATTGCTTATTATGGAAGACGTCTTATTAAAAATAGTAAATTAGTTGGATTTTTAATAGCTTTTGCATATATTCTTTATGCATTATTTACTTTACCTTCACAGGTTTTCCATATGTTTACAGCTTTTGGATCTGTTGCTAGTCAAATTACTGGAAATTCTTATGCTAGAACTGATATGATTTATTTAGTTATAGGGCTTTGTATAATTTTATTTACAACGATCATTATATTTGGCGGTATAAAAAGAGTGGCTGCTGTTACAGATTATATAGTTCCTATAATGGCAGTAACATATTTTATTATAGCTTTATTTTTAATTGCAACAAACTTAGATAAAGTTCCTTATTTTTTTACTTCAGTTTTTAGCCAAGCTTTTTCTCCTGACGCTATTTTTGGAGGTGCTATGGGAATAGCTTTACAACAAGGTATAAAAAGAGGACTTATGTCTAACGAGGCTGGTCAAGGAACTGTTACTATGGCTGCAGCTGCAGCTGATGCAAAACATCCTGTGGAGCAAGGATTTATTCAATCCTTCGGTGTTTTTATAGATACTTTTGTCATCTGTACAATTTCAGGCTTCTTAGTCATAATTGCAAATTTATGGAATTTAGATGGATTTGATTTTCTATCATTAAGAGGAGATAAATTAGGATATTTTATAATGTCATTAAAAACACTTTCTCCTTCAATATTAGAAAAACCTATTCAACTTCTTGTTGCTATGTGTTATGGTATGTTTGCTTTTTCAACGATTCTAGGAATGATTGCTTTTATAGAAGTATCTGCAACTGAGATATCAAGAAAAAAAATATTCTTAAATAGTATGAAACTAATTTCATCTCTAATTTTCATTCCATTTGGAGTAGCTTGTGTATGGTCAGGAGCTGAATTAGATAATATTTGGATAATAAGTGATTTAACAAATATTATGATGGTTTATATAAATGTTCCTTTAATTATAATTGGATTTAAATATACTAAAAATTCTTTAGACAATTATGAAGAAATTTCAGCAACAATTACTAATTATAAAAAAGAAATAGAAGAACTAAATTAA
- a CDS encoding nitroreductase family protein — translation MEILNLIKNARSHRSFKNIVVPMKDLMKIIEGAHFSSAGANKQFLRYFLINDKETCSKLFKDVIWASQIEWKPLEDEAPGAYIVIFTDNPPKLPLNFIYADCGIALQNMKLIATSLGYGANFMEPVKKDEILSLLNLSNEYIPLFVMPIGVPTDEIILTEAIDGNMKYYREDLGEHNYKHFVPKLPLDKLIIGKK, via the coding sequence ATGGAAATTTTAAATTTAATTAAAAATGCTCGTTCTCATAGAAGTTTTAAAAATATAGTTGTTCCTATGAAAGATTTGATGAAAATTATAGAGGGAGCACATTTTTCATCGGCAGGTGCTAACAAACAATTTTTAAGGTATTTTTTAATTAATGACAAAGAAACTTGTAGTAAACTTTTTAAAGATGTGATTTGGGCTAGTCAAATTGAATGGAAACCACTGGAAGATGAAGCTCCAGGAGCATATATAGTAATTTTTACAGATAACCCACCTAAATTGCCTCTAAATTTTATTTATGCAGATTGTGGAATAGCTCTTCAAAACATGAAATTAATAGCTACATCATTAGGATATGGTGCTAACTTTATGGAACCTGTAAAAAAAGATGAGATTTTATCTTTATTGAACTTATCTAATGAATATATACCACTTTTTGTTATGCCAATAGGTGTTCCAACAGATGAAATTATTTTGACAGAGGCTATTGATGGAAATATGAAATATTATAGAGAGGATTTAGGAGAACATAACTATAAACATTTTGTTCCTAAATTACCTTTAGACAAACTTATAATAGGTAAAAAATGA
- a CDS encoding YwbE family protein, with protein MDNKNRKNITIGLKVMIVKKEDQRTGKLTEGIVKDILTKSFNHPHGIKVRLEDGTVGRVKEIK; from the coding sequence GTGGATAATAAAAATAGAAAAAATATTACAATTGGTTTAAAAGTTATGATTGTAAAAAAAGAAGATCAACGAACTGGAAAATTGACTGAAGGAATTGTAAAAGATATACTTACAAAATCTTTTAATCATCCTCATGGAATAAAAGTAAGACTTGAGGACGGAACTGTTGGAAGAGTAAAAGAGATAAAATAA
- a CDS encoding LysE family translocator, translated as MLLQIAIGPVCLYIFSLGINETFYQAELGVLGVVFGDAFYITLAILGISSFIKKKKIQHRFNILGALILIIFGVELFLGYFGLSFLPKINISENFSSNSPFFKALLLTAANPMTIIFWIGVFSTKIDEANFTKVSTFLFALGALLATFFFLTLIIFLGSVTNNFLPKKILILLNSGVGLALIYFGIKKVLKSIKFNFD; from the coding sequence ATGTTGTTACAAATTGCTATAGGACCAGTATGTTTATATATTTTTTCCCTAGGAATTAATGAAACCTTTTATCAAGCCGAATTAGGAGTTTTGGGGGTCGTTTTTGGAGATGCTTTTTACATAACCCTTGCAATTTTAGGAATTTCATCTTTTATAAAAAAGAAAAAAATTCAGCATAGATTTAATATTTTAGGAGCTCTAATACTTATTATTTTTGGAGTTGAACTTTTTTTAGGATATTTTGGACTATCATTTCTCCCAAAGATAAATATATCAGAAAACTTTAGTTCAAACTCTCCTTTTTTTAAAGCACTCCTTTTAACAGCTGCAAATCCTATGACAATTATTTTTTGGATAGGGGTTTTTTCTACAAAAATTGATGAAGCAAACTTTACAAAGGTTTCTACATTTCTTTTTGCACTTGGAGCTCTTTTAGCTACATTTTTTTTCCTAACTCTAATAATTTTTTTAGGATCTGTTACAAACAATTTTTTACCAAAAAAAATATTAATCTTATTAAATTCAGGAGTTGGTCTTGCTTTAATATATTTTGGAATTAAAAAAGTATTAAAATCTATAAAATTTAATTTTGATTGA
- the tnpA gene encoding IS200/IS605 family transposase, translating to MNIHIVFCIKYRRKVLNDIISERLKNIFIKIAPKYDIILTDWEHDKDHIRILIRMTPKTEFSKFINAYKSASSRLVKKSFSTLNQCYG from the coding sequence ATAAATATACATATTGTCTTTTGTATTAAATATCGTAGAAAAGTCTTAAATGATATCATATCTGAAAGACTCAAGAATATTTTTATTAAAATTGCTCCTAAGTACGATATTATTCTTACAGATTGGGAACATGATAAAGATCATATTCGTATACTCATTAGAATGACTCCAAAAACAGAGTTTTCTAAATTCATTAATGCTTATAAGAGTGCTTCTAGTAGGCTCGTAAAAAAGAGTTTCTCAACATTAAATCAATGTTATGGATAG
- a CDS encoding glutathione ABC transporter substrate-binding protein: protein MKKTLGRIGILMLIASSLSFAEGKDITVAVNANFISLDPHNLSDTLSGTAVSTMYEGLFTYNDDMTLRPTLATGYTISEDGLVYTIPIRQGIKFQDGTPLNAAAVKFNFDRVMDEKNNLRRRRNFVAVDKVEISGEYEIKLILKQPFAPMLNRIASLKIVSPAALEKYGAQGIITNPVGTGAYTYVNWTQGDKLVVKRNDEYWGEKPNVDTITFRPVMENGSRIAMLQTGEADFIYPMPTEQVKKLEKSDDVEIMKGFSTITRYVTLNTNKDIFSNKKVRQAINHAINKNAYSAVVKSGYLVPLTSPVPEALEYHVKLTPYNYDVNKAKELMKEAGYPNGFKATIWGSNNTEDMKGMQFIHQQLAQIGIDVEVMPMEEGTLSNSIYSVQTPEDATINMWYVNWSSFDIDGATKNLFHSKFAPPVSANTAYYNNPKVDELLEKGATEVNPQKRGEVYAQLQETIWEDAPWIFLGSDQLLSAKRKTTQGVYVMPDGTINFAKANTTK, encoded by the coding sequence ATGAAAAAAACTTTAGGTCGAATTGGAATTTTAATGCTCATAGCATCATCACTTAGTTTTGCAGAAGGAAAAGATATAACTGTAGCAGTTAATGCTAACTTTATCTCTTTAGATCCTCATAATCTTTCAGATACACTTTCAGGAACTGCAGTATCAACTATGTATGAAGGACTTTTTACATATAATGATGACATGACATTAAGACCAACATTAGCAACGGGGTATACAATATCTGAAGATGGTTTAGTTTATACAATTCCAATTAGACAAGGAATTAAATTTCAAGATGGAACGCCACTTAATGCAGCAGCAGTAAAATTTAATTTTGATAGAGTTATGGATGAAAAAAATAATTTAAGAAGACGTAGAAACTTTGTTGCAGTTGATAAAGTTGAAATATCAGGTGAGTATGAAATTAAGTTGATTCTTAAACAACCTTTTGCACCTATGTTAAATAGAATAGCTTCATTGAAAATAGTTAGTCCAGCTGCTCTTGAAAAATATGGAGCTCAAGGAATTATTACAAATCCTGTAGGAACAGGAGCTTATACTTATGTAAATTGGACTCAAGGGGATAAATTAGTTGTTAAAAGAAATGATGAATATTGGGGAGAAAAACCAAATGTAGATACAATAACGTTTAGACCTGTTATGGAAAATGGATCTAGAATAGCAATGCTACAAACGGGAGAAGCTGATTTTATTTATCCAATGCCAACTGAACAGGTTAAAAAACTTGAAAAATCTGATGATGTAGAGATTATGAAAGGATTTTCAACTATAACAAGGTATGTAACATTGAATACAAATAAAGATATATTTTCAAATAAAAAAGTTAGACAAGCAATAAATCATGCGATTAATAAAAATGCATATTCAGCTGTTGTAAAGTCAGGATACTTAGTTCCATTGACATCTCCAGTTCCAGAAGCATTAGAGTATCATGTAAAATTAACACCTTATAACTACGATGTAAATAAAGCTAAAGAATTAATGAAAGAAGCTGGATATCCAAATGGATTTAAAGCTACTATTTGGGGATCGAATAATACTGAAGATATGAAAGGTATGCAGTTTATTCATCAACAACTTGCTCAAATTGGAATAGATGTTGAAGTTATGCCGATGGAAGAGGGGACTCTTTCAAATTCAATCTATAGTGTACAAACTCCAGAAGATGCTACTATAAATATGTGGTATGTAAACTGGTCATCATTTGATATAGATGGAGCTACTAAAAATCTATTTCATAGTAAGTTTGCACCACCTGTTTCTGCAAATACCGCATATTACAATAATCCAAAAGTAGATGAACTTCTTGAAAAAGGAGCAACAGAAGTAAATCCTCAAAAAAGAGGGGAAGTTTATGCTCAGTTACAAGAAACTATTTGGGAAGATGCGCCTTGGATATTCTTAGGTTCTGATCAACTACTTTCTGCTAAAAGAAAAACAACTCAAGGTGTTTATGTGATGCCTGACGGAACTATAAATTTTGCTAAAGCTAACACTACTAAATAA
- a CDS encoding ABC transporter permease has product MKGYFFRRLVNTIPILFIVSILIFMFIHLIPGDPARLLAGQNATIDEIQLMREHLGLTKPLHIQYFNFVKTFFSGELGNSIKTGLPIKDMISPRFKPTFMLAILSIIWATIFGVVAGIISAINRGKVLDYVVMIGAISGISLPLFWLGLMLIQVFSVNLGWFPTGGTDSFKSYILPAITLGAGITSMIARYTRSSMCEILKEPYIRTSRAKGISEFWVIMKHTLRNSLIDVVTIVGLQFGFLLAGSVLVETVFTIPGLGRLLIDSILFRDYTVIQVILLIFTLQFIVVNLVVDVLYGILNPKIRYD; this is encoded by the coding sequence ATGAAGGGTTACTTTTTTCGAAGATTAGTTAACACAATTCCTATATTATTTATAGTTTCAATTTTGATTTTTATGTTTATTCATTTAATTCCAGGAGATCCAGCTAGATTACTTGCTGGTCAAAATGCCACAATTGATGAGATTCAATTGATGAGAGAACATTTAGGGCTTACAAAGCCTCTTCATATACAATATTTTAACTTTGTAAAAACTTTTTTTAGTGGAGAGCTTGGAAATTCAATTAAGACAGGGCTTCCTATAAAAGATATGATATCTCCAAGATTTAAACCAACTTTTATGTTAGCTATTTTATCGATTATTTGGGCAACAATCTTTGGGGTAGTTGCTGGAATAATTTCAGCTATTAATAGAGGTAAGGTTTTAGATTATGTTGTAATGATAGGAGCTATATCGGGAATATCTTTACCACTTTTTTGGTTAGGGTTAATGTTAATTCAAGTATTTTCTGTTAACCTTGGTTGGTTTCCTACAGGAGGAACAGACTCATTTAAAAGTTATATTCTTCCCGCTATAACTTTAGGAGCTGGAATAACATCAATGATAGCGAGATATACGAGATCATCTATGTGTGAAATTTTAAAAGAACCTTATATTAGAACTTCAAGAGCTAAAGGGATTAGTGAATTTTGGGTTATTATGAAGCACACTCTTAGAAATTCTCTTATAGATGTAGTGACTATAGTTGGATTACAATTTGGATTTTTATTAGCAGGATCAGTTTTAGTAGAAACAGTTTTTACAATTCCAGGTTTAGGAAGATTGCTTATTGATTCTATCCTTTTTAGAGATTATACAGTTATTCAAGTAATTTTATTAATTTTTACTTTACAGTTTATTGTAGTTAATCTTGTAGTGGATGTTTTATATGGAATTTTAAATCCCAAAATTAGATACGATTAA
- a CDS encoding ABC transporter permease subunit — protein sequence MDEKDVFKNPFREFLENFFKRKVAVISLLFIIFLVIIAIFQPVPYDLNYADYENLLAEPSSKHWFGTDEYGRDLFSRVVAGTRLSLLVSLTAVSIGAFIGCILGLVAGYYGGKIESIIMRCCDVMFSFPGLLLAIGIVAIIGPGLINVIISIAIYGIPSFTRIVRSATISLKKQLYIEACKSIGVSDFRILLVHILPGTLPALIVTLTMRIGTAIISAASLSFLGFGASPTNPDWGAMLSTGRDYIGLAPHMLFYPGLMIFLTVLSFNLLGDGLRDTLDPKLN from the coding sequence ATGGATGAGAAAGATGTTTTCAAAAATCCTTTTAGGGAGTTTTTAGAGAATTTTTTTAAAAGAAAAGTTGCAGTTATTTCACTTTTATTTATAATTTTTTTAGTTATTATAGCTATTTTTCAACCAGTTCCATATGATTTAAACTACGCTGACTATGAAAATCTATTAGCTGAACCTAGTTCAAAACATTGGTTTGGAACTGATGAATACGGTAGGGATCTTTTTAGTAGAGTTGTCGCAGGAACTAGGTTGTCTCTTTTGGTTTCTTTAACAGCTGTTTCAATTGGAGCATTTATAGGATGTATTTTAGGACTTGTAGCAGGATATTATGGTGGAAAAATAGAAAGTATTATTATGAGATGTTGTGATGTAATGTTCTCTTTTCCTGGATTACTTCTTGCTATTGGAATAGTTGCTATTATAGGACCTGGACTTATAAATGTTATTATATCTATTGCAATTTATGGAATTCCATCTTTTACAAGAATAGTTCGAAGTGCCACTATCTCTTTGAAAAAACAACTTTATATAGAAGCTTGCAAATCTATTGGAGTTAGCGATTTTAGAATACTATTAGTTCATATTTTACCAGGAACTCTTCCAGCACTAATTGTAACTTTAACAATGAGAATTGGTACAGCAATAATATCAGCTGCATCTTTAAGTTTCTTAGGATTTGGAGCAAGTCCTACAAATCCAGATTGGGGAGCAATGCTTTCAACAGGAAGAGATTATATTGGACTAGCACCTCATATGCTTTTTTATCCTGGACTTATGATTTTCTTAACAGTATTATCTTTTAACTTACTTGGCGATGGTTTAAGGGATACTTTAGACCCAAAACTTAATTAG